TCTACCCCGTCACCGATCCGCAGGGGAAGTTCCTGGCCAACGCGGCGCACGCGTCGCGCAAGGACGTGCGTGACGCCGTGGTGGCTGCGCGCAAAGCCTTCCCCGGCTGGTCGGGCGCCACGGCCTACAACCGCGGCCAGGTGCTCTACCGCGTCGCCGAGATGCTGGAGGGCCGGCGCGAGCAGTTCGTGAGCGAGGTCGCCGCGTCGGAAGGCCTCGCGCCGAGCCAGGCGGAGTCCCTTGTGGACGCCGCCATCGACCGCTGGGTCTGGTACGCCGGGTGGACGGACAAGATCGCGTCGGTGCTCGGCGCTGCGAATCCCGTTGCGGGGCCGTACTTCTCGTTCACCGTGCCCGAACCGACGGGCGTGGTCGGCGTGCTCGCGCCGCAGGAGTCGTCGCTGCTCGGCCTGGTGAGCGTGCTGGCACCGGTGCTGGCCGGTGGCTCCACGGCCGTCGTCGTCTCGAGCGCCGAGCGGCCGCTGCCGGCGATCACGCTGTCGGAGGTCCTGGCGACGTCCGACCTGCCGGGCGGCGTCGCCAACGTGCTGACCGGTCGCGCGGCCGAACTCGGCCCGTGGCTGGCCTCGCACGGTGACGTCAACGCCCTCGACCCGACGGGCGCCACACCGGAGGACCGCATCACGCTGGCGCGCGAGGCGGCGGGCACGGTCAAGCGCGTGCTCACGGTCCCCGACGCCGAACCCGACTGGACGCTGACTCCGGACCTCTCGCGGCTGCGCCGGTACCTGGAGGCGAAGACCGTCTGGCACCCGCTGGGCGTCTGACCCGCACTAACCGACAGAAAGGGGCGGGCGGCACACCCTGGCGTGCCGCCCGCCCCTGGAGCAACAACCGTCACTCGGTCGGCGCGAGGCCTTGCGTCACCGCGCCGACGTCGATGGTGTGGCTGACCGAGTCGGCGTCGACCTCGCCGAGGGTCCAGTCCACGGTGATGTTCGGGTTGATGTAGTCACCGTGCTGGTTGGAGTCGGACGGCGCCACGACGTTGAGCCCGTTGGGCGTCTGCTGCTGGGCGTAGGGCTCGATGCCGGTCCAGTGCAGCGGCACGTAGGCCGAGGAGCCGTCGACGAGCGCCACGGCGGGCGCGTCGGCCGGGGCCTCGTTGTTGATCAGCACGTTGTGCGCGCCGACGAGGTCTACCTGGAGATTGCCGGGCAGGTAACAGCGCTCGCCCGGGTTGGCGGTGAACTGCAGGGCGCCGTAGCGGTTGCCCGCACCCGCGCCGCCGTAGACCAGCTTCGAGGTGAACTGGTTCGACGTGCACGGCTGAACAGACGACGCAGACGAACCAGATGAAGCAGGCGCGGCGCTCGCGGTCCCGGCGGCCAGCGCCGTCGCCCCGGCGGCGATCCCGGCCACGGCGACGGCGGCGACAACGCGGCTGATGGTCTTGCGTGTGGTCATTTCGGACTCTCCCCTTGTTCGAACCCCGGGCAGCCTCTCCGCCCGGCAGAACGACCGGTTTGGTGATTCATTCCCCTCGGTCGCTCTCACCAGGAAAGACGTCCACGTCACACGCGGGATGTCCGACTGTGGGATCAGCCGCAGGAACGCAACCCCAGCCACCCCGAAGCGTCACAAAGAGTGAACACGCGCGCGAGCGCGGTTCAGCTGATCAGCGCGGTTCAGTTGATGTCGCGCCGGCCCAGCGGCCGGCCCGGCAACGGCGTCCCCGGCCGGGCCTGCAGCCCGTCGATCATGATCGCGATGCTGCGCTCGGTGGACATCCGGGCGATTTCCGGCGAACGGGACTCCAGCTGACGCAGCAGCAGCGCGAACAGCATGGCCACGTCGCCCTCGGCGACGTCCGGGCGCAACGTCCCCTCGTCCTGCGCGCCCTGCACCATCGCTTCCAGCTCCACCAGCAGCTCTTCGCGCAACCTCGCGATCACCGGGTCTTCCTTCAGGATCTCGTGCGCCTTCTTCGACAACATCGCCAGCTGCACGGAAAGGTGCAGCTCAACGGACTGGTGCAACAGCCGCACCAATGCGCACCAAGCCGTGGGCTCCTGCTCGGCCGCCTCACGCGCGTCTTCCAGCACCCGCGAGAAATTGTCGACGGCCACGGCCCGGATCAGCGCTTCGCGATCAGGGAAGCGCCGGTACAGCGTGCCGACACCGACGCCGGCCGCGCGGGCGATCTCCTCCATCGGCACCTCGGGCCCGAACTCCGCGAAGATCGTGCGCGCCGCGGCGATGATCTGGTCGCGGTTGCGCCGCGCGTCCGCACGCAAGGGGACCTGGGGATCCGCGCTCATGGCCCACCTTCCGCTCGCCGGGAACTCGTTACGCGCGCAAATTCTCGCATGGACAGCGCTCCACGCATTGCGAACACAACCCGTCACCCCTTTGCTAGTGGACGAAGATCCTCCGCTTCGGTACCGTGGGTCTTGAACCGGAATGTAATCCTCCACATACATTGCGTAAAGGTTCAAAACCACCAAAAGGGGATCCCACCATGACAGAAGTTGCCGAACCCGAGCTCGCCAGCTTCCCGATGGCGCGCACGTGCCCGTTCGCGCCGCCGCCGGAGTACAAGCGTTTCGAGGACGAGCGGGCGAAGCTCGTCGAGCTCGACTCCGGGCAGCGCGCCTGGGTGCTGTCAAAGCACGAGGACGTGCGCGCGATGCTGAACGACCCCAGGTTCAGCTCCAACCGCTTCAACCCCGGCTTCCCGGTCCTGTTCCGCGACGGAGCGCCGCGGCGCGAGCGCAAGCTCAACCCGTCGCTGATCAACATGGACGCGCCGGAGCACGGCCCCGCGCGCCGCGAGGTCGTCGGCGAGTTCACCGTGAAGCGGATGAAGGCGCTTCAGCCGCGCATCCAGGAGATCGTCGACGAGCACATCGACGCGATCCTCGCCGGTGACCAGCCCGCCGACCTGGTCTCGGCGCTGTCGCTGCCGGTCCCGTCGCTCGTGATCTGCGAGCAGCTCGGCGTCCCCTACGCCGACCACGACTTCTTCCAGCAGCACAGCTCGCGCATCCTCAACCGCGAGGTCTCCTCCGACGAGCGGCTCGAATCCGTGGTGGCGCTCGAGGAGTACCTCGACAAGCTGGTCGCGGAGAAGGAGGAGAACCCCTCCGACGACCTGCTCGGCCGCCAGATCGCGAAGAAGCGCGAAGAAGGCGAGTACGACCGCAACGACCTCACGTCGCTCGCCTTCCTGCTGCTCATCGCCGGCCATGAGACCACGGCGAACATGATCTCGCTCGGCACCGTCGCGCTGCTGGAGAACCCCGAGCAGCTCGAGGCGATCAAGGCCGACCCGGGCAAGACGCTCGACGCGGTGGAGGAGCTGCTGCGCTACTTCACCATCGCCGAGTTCGCGACCACTCGCGTCGCGACGGAGGACGTGGAGCTCGCGGGCGTCACGATCAAGGCCGGCGAGGGTGTGCTGGGCCTGAGCTACGCCGCCAACTTCGACGGCGATGCCTTCCCCGAGCCGGAAAAGCTCGACATCACCCGCGGCGGGCGCAAGCACGTGGCGTTCGGCTTCGGCGCGCACCAGTGCCTCGGCCAGAACCTCGCGCGCATGGAGCTGCAGATCGTGTTCGACACGCTGTTCCGCCGCATCCCGACCCTGAAGCTGGCCGCCCCGGTCGACCAGCTGCCGTTCAAGCACGATTCCGCGATCTTCGGTCTCCACTGTCTGCCCGTCACCTGGTGAGGGAGGAAGCATGAGCACGATGGAGGAACTCCCGGTCGCCCGGAAGTGCCCGTTCGCGCCGCCGGAGGAGTACACGGCCACGCGCGAAGAGGCACCCGTGCACCGGGTGAAGATCCCGGACGGCAAGCAAGCCTGGACGGTTTCGCGGCACGAGGACGTGCGAGCCGTGCTCAACGACCCGCGGTTCTCCGCCGACCGCCTCCACCCCGACTTCCCGACGCTCGTCCCGGGCGGCAACGTCATCCGCCGCACCGAGGCCGAGCGCACGATGCTGGCCATGGACGCGCCGCAGCACGGCCCGGAACGCAAGGCGGTGCTCGGGGAGTTCACCGTCAAGCGCGTCGCCGAGCTGAAGCCGCGGATCCAGGAGATCGTCGACGGCCTGATCGACGACATCCTCGAAGCCGACGGACCCGTCGACCTGGTGGAAAAGCTCGCGCTGCCGGTCCCCTCGCTCGTGATCTGCGAAATGCTCGGTGTCCCCTACGAAGACCACGACTTCTTCCAGGAGAACACCAAACAGCTGATCAACCGCGCAACCAACGCGGAAGACCGGCGCGCCGCGTTCGAGCGCGTGCAGGCGTACATGGGCGAGCTCATCGCGAAGAAGGAAGCCGACCCTGGTGACGACCTCATCAGCCGGCAGATCGCGAAGCGGCGCGAAGACGGCACATACGACCGGGCGAAGCTCGTCAGCCTCGCGTTCCTGCTGCTCGCGGCCGGGCACGAGACCACGGCGAACATGATCTCGCTCGGCACCGTCGCGTTCCTGCGGAACCCGGAGCAGCTGGCGCTGATCAAGGCCGACCCGGCCAAGACGCTCACCGCCGTCGAGGAGCTGCTGCGCTACTTCTCCATTGTGGACAACGCCACGCGCATGGCGAAGGAGGACGTCGAGATCGGCGGCGTCACCATCCCCGCCGGCGACGGCGTGGTGGTGATGACGTACGCGGCGAACTGGGACCCCGAGGTGTTCGAGGACTCGTCGGCGTTCGACATCGAACGCGGGGCGCGTCACCACGTGGCGTTCGGGTTCGGGCCGCACCAGTGCCTCGGCCAGAACCTCGCGCGGACGGAGCTGCAGATCGTGTTCGACACGCTGTTCCGCCGCATCCCCACGCTGAAGCTCGCCAAGGACGTCGACGACCTGCCGTTCAAGGACGACGCGCTCATCTACGGCCTCTACGAACTGCCCGTGACCCGGTGAAGGAGGAGCGATGACCACGGCCGAGGAACTCGAACTGCCGGTGGCGCGAAAGTGCCCGTTCGCACCGCCCGAGGAGTACACGCAGATCCGCGAGGAACAGCCGATCACGCGCGTGAAGATCCCCGACGGCAAGGAAGCGTGGGTGGTCTCGCGGCACCAGGACGTGCGGACGGTGCTCAACGACCGCCGTTTCTCCTCGGACCGTTTCAACCCGAACTTCCCGATCCTGGTCAAGGGCGGCAACGTCTTCCGCCAGACCAACGCCGAGCGCACGATGATCACCATGGACGCGCCGGAGCACGGGCCCGCGCGCAAGTCGGTGCTGAGCGAGTTCACGGTGAAACGCGTGAACGCGATGCGGCCGCGGATCCAGGAGATCGTGGACGGGTTGATCGACGAGATCCTGGCCTCTGACAAGCCGGTGGACCTGGTCGAGAAACTGTCGCTGCCGGTCCCGTCGCTCGTGATCTGCGAGCTGCTGGGCGTGCCGTACTCCGAGCACGACTTCTTCCAGGAGAACACGGCGAAGATCCTGAAGCGCACGGTCAGCTTCGAGGAGCGGCGCGCGGCGTTCGAGCGCGTGCGTGGTTACCTCGACCAGCTGATCACCACGAAGGAAGCCGACCCGGGCGACGACCTGCTGGGCCGCCAGATCGTGAAGCTGCGCGAGGAAGGCAACTACGAGCACGGCGCGGTGCTGGGCTTGTCGTTCCTGCTGCTCGTCGCGGGCCACGAGACCACGGCGAACATGATCTCGCTCGGCACCGTCGGCCTGCTGCAGAACCCCTCGCAGCTGGAGACGATCAAGGCCGACCCGGGCAAGACGCTCGACGCGGTGGAGGAGCTGCTGCGCTACTTCACGATCGTCGACACGGCCACCGCGCGTGTCGCCGTGGAGGACGTTGAGCTCGACGGCGTCACCATCCGGTCGGGTGAAGGTGTGCTCGCGCTCGGGTACACCGCCAACTGGGATCCGGCGGTGTTCGACGAGCCTTCGAAGCTGGACATCACTCGCGGGGCGCGTCACCACGTCGCGTTCGGGTTCGGGCCGCACCAATGCCTGGGCCAGAACCTCGCGCGCGCCGAGCTGCAGATCGTGTTCGACACGCTGTTCCGTCGCATTCCTTCGCTGCGACTGGCCGTCGACGTGGACGACCTGCCGTTCAAAGAGGACGCGTCGATCTACGGGCTCTACCGGCTGCCGGTGACCTGGTAAAGATCATCAGTATGGGCACTCCTGAACTCCCGGTCGCGCGGACCTGCCCGCATCAGCAACCGGGGTTTCCTCGCCATTCGCGCGCAACCGGCGAAGAACCCATCCGCACCATGCTCGGGATGGACGGCCAGGAGCATCGAGCGGCTCGCGGCGCCGTGCTCGGCGCGTTCACACTGCGGCGCGCGAACGCGCTCCGCCCGCGGATCCAGGAGATCGTCGACGGCGCGATCGACGATCTCCTCGCGGCCGGTGGCCCGGCGGACCTGGTGACGTCGCCGGCACTGCCGGTGCCGTCTCTGCTGTTGTGCGAACAACTCGGTGTGCCCTACGTCGATCACGCCTTCTTCCAGGAGAACTCCGCGAAGCTGTTCGACCGCGATGCTCCGCCGGAGGAAACCGCCACCACCTACGAGCGGCTGTTCCGCTACTTCGACGAACTGGTCACCGCCAAGGAAGCCGCGCCGGGCGACGACCTGCTCGGCCGCCAGATAACCGAGAGCCGCGCGGCCGGCACGTACGACCACGCTTACCTGGTCGGGCTCGCGTTCCTGTTGCTGGCGGCCGGGCACGAGTCGACGGCGAACATGATCTCGATCGGCGTCCTCCCACTACCGGAACACCCCGAGTTGATGACAGCCGAGACCCCGACCGCGGTCGAGGAGCTTCGCCTTCGGGTTCGGGCCGCACCAGTGCCTGTGTGTACGGGCTGCACAGCCTTCCCATCAGCTGGTAAACATCACAACGCTCCCACCACGAGCAAGGAAGAGGGAACCATGAAGATCATCGCGGACACCGGCAAGTGCGTCGGCGCCGGCCAGTGCGTGCTCACCGAGCCCGCCCTGTTCGACCAGAGCGAGGACGACGGCACGGTGATCGTGCTCAACGAGACGCCCGAGGGCGAGCTCGTGGACAAGGCCCGCGAGGCCGTGAACGTCTGCCCGAGCCAGGCGCTTTCGTTGCAGGAGTGAGCTACTTCGCCGCGGTGAAGAGCACCGTGGTGTAGTCGCAGGTGAACTGACCGCCGCGGGCGTCGATAGCGGCGCCCACGGCGGTCAGCACTTCGTCCTGCTGTGGCTGGGGGACGCGGGTGAGGCCGCCCTGGGTGGGGAGCAGGTCGAGGTACTCGTCGCGGGTGTAGTCGTGTTGCCAGGTGTAGAAGTGTCTTTGCGGGCTGTGGAGGCCCGTATTGCGTAGGGCCTCTTCGGTTTTGTCGATGATCGGTTTGTAGGCGTCGCTTCTCGGGGTTCTGTCGACCTTGATGGGGAAGTTCGGGGCCACCTTGCGGAACGCTTCGCCGAAGGCTTCGGCGATGTCGTCCGGCGGCAGGAAAAGGTGCCAGAACACGGCGAAGATGCCCTGTGGTTTGAGGACTTCGGCGGCTTTCTCGGCGCCTCGCTGAGGATCCACCCAGTGCCAGGCCTGACCGGCGGTGAGGACGTCGAAGGTGCGGTTCTTCGGATCCCACTCCTCGAAGGTGGCGACCTCTACGTCGATCCCGGTGGTCCGGGCGAATTCGGCCATCCGCTCGTCGGGCTCGACTCCGAGTACCTGGCAGCCGTTGTCCTTGAGTTGCCGCGCGACGATGCCCGTACCGGTGCCGACGTCGAGAACCTCTTTGCCACCCTTGATCACCTCGGCGATCAGCGCTTCGGGATACCCCGGCCGCGCACGGTCGTAGCGCCCGGCATCGATCCCGAACGACTCGGCCGTCTTCCTCAACTCGTGCGGCTCAGGTGCGGACTCTGCTTGGCGCTCCGGTAAAGTGGGCATGCGCCCACCATAGTGGGCACTCGCCCACTTAGCTACCGGAGTTCGCTTTGCCGACCGGCGTCCACCTCCGCGACGTACGCACCCAGCTCTTCGACGCCGCCGAACGCGTCCTGCTCCGGGGCGGCCCGAGCGCCCTGACGAGCCGCGCCGTCACCGACGAAGCCGGCTGCGCGAAGGGCGTGCTGCACAAACACTTCACCGACTTCGACGGCTTCCTCACCGAACTCGTGCTGGACCGCATCACTGCCGTCGAGTCCCGCTCCGACGCCCTTGCCTCCGCCGCCGGCACCGGCTCGGTGGTGGACAACGTGTGCTCCGCTCTGCACGACGTGTTCACCTCGGTCGCCGTGTCGATCGTCGCCCTCATCACCTTCCGCGACGAACTCCGCACCCGCCTCCGCACCGCCCGCCCCGGCATCGGCGTCCCCCTCGCCTCCGACGCCTCCCGCATGCTCGCCCGCTACCTCACCGCCGAACGCACCCTCGGCCGCCTCACCCCGGACGCCGACGTCGACACCCTCGCCCCCACGCTGGTGGGCGCCGGGCACCTCCACTTCGCCGACCGCTCCGCTGACGCGTCGTCCTTGCGCCCCATGGTCGCGGCTGTGCTGTCGGGCGTGTTGGCATGAAAAAGGTGGCCACCCCCAACAAAACAAGGATGGCCACCCGAAACCAACGAGAACCTACTTCACCGCCCCCATCGACAACCCGCGCACCAGATGGTTCTGCGCGAACCATCCCACGATCATCACCGGCAACGAAGCCAGCAACGCAGCCGCAGACAACTGCGCCCAATACAACCCTTCGCTGGTGATGAACCCGACCAGGAACACCGGCACCGTCCCGGCACGGGCGGCCGTCAGGTTCACCGCGTAGAAGAACTCCGTCCACGAGAAGATCACGCAGATCAGCGCGGTCGCGGCGACGCCAGGGGCGACGACCGGCATGATGATCTTGCGCAGCAGCGTGGGGAGGTTGGCGCCGTCGATGTGGGCCGCCTCGATCATCTCGCCGGGGACCTCGAGGAAGAACGAGCGCATCATCCAGATCGCGAGCGGCAGGTTCATCGACGTGTACAGGATGATCAGCGCCCACACCGTGTCGAGCAGGTTCGTGTTCTGGGAGATCACGTACAGCGGGATGATGGCCGCGACGATCGGCAGCATCTTGGTGGACAGGAAGAAGCTCAGAGCGTTTTTCGTCTTCTTCACCGGCGCCAGCGAAAGCGCGTACGCCGCCGGGATGCCGAGCAGCAGCACCAACAGCGTGGACACCACAGTGACGAACGCCGAGTTCGCCAGGTACGGCAGGAAGCCGCCCTTGAGAACACCCGAGATCTGGTCGAATGTCGGGCTGAAGAAGAGCTTCGGCGGGTCCGTGTAGGCGTCGGATTCCTGCTTGAACGCCGTGAGGATCATCCACAGCAGTGGGAACACGAAGAGGATCGCGAGGATCCACGTGGCAACGGTGAGCGAGCCCGCCCCGAAGCGGCGCTTACGCCCGGAAACAGCCGTGGTCATTTCGTCCCTCCGTCCACGGAGAACGCCCGGAACATCAGGCGCAGGGCGAACGTCGCCACGATCATCGTGATGATCACGACCACCACGCCCATCGCCGACGACTGGCCGATGTCGAAGCCCTCGAACGCGCGCTGGTAGATGTAGAACGGCAGGTTGGTGCTCGCCGTGCCCGGACCGCCCTGCGTCATGAGGAAGATCGCGTCGAAGCTGTTCACGATGTAGATCGCGCCGAGCAGCGTCGCGAGCTGCAGGAACCGCGAGAGGTGCGGCAGCGTGATCGACACGAACGTGCGCCAGCGGCCGGCGCCGTCGACCGACGCGGCCTCCAGCACGTCCTTCGGCTGGCTCTGCAGGCCGGCGAGCGTCAGCAGCATCATGAACGGCGTCCACTGCCAGATGATCTGCGCCATCACCGCGGCGAGCGGAAACTGCGAAAGCCAGTCGACGTCGGTGCCGAACACGAAGTGCAGCAGGCCGTAGGTCGGGTCGAACATCGTGGTCTTCCACAGCAGCGCGCCGGCCGCCGGCAGGATGAGGAACGGCGTGATCAGCAGCGTCCGCACGAAACCGCGGCCGACGAACTTGCGGTCCAGCAGAATCGCCAGGCCGAGCCCGAGCAGAAGCGACAGGAACACGCACACCACCGTGAGCACCACGGTGTTGAGCAGCGCGCCGAGGAACGTGGAGTCGGTGAAGACGTCGGCGTAGTTCTGGAAGCCGACGAAGTGGAACGAACCCGGCCGCACCAGGTTCCACGACTGGAACGAGTAGTAGATGGTGAGCAGGAACGGAATCTGCGTCACCGCGACCACGAAGATCAACGCGGGCAGCAGCGGCAGCCGTCGCTTCCCGGCGGTGCCGGTGGCTTTCTTCTTCGTGGTCGCCGGGCGAGTGGTGGCCGGCGCCGTGCCGGCGGGGACCGAGATCGTACTCATCCCTGCACCTCCTGGTACGACTTACCGACTGTTGCGGCGTACTTCTGCGACTGCGCCAACGCATCAGCCACCGACGTCTGGCCCGCGATCGCCGCGGACAACTGCTGGCTCACACGCGTGCCGAGGTCCTGGAACTCCGGGATCCCGACGAATTGGAGTCCCGGGTACGGCACCGGGCTCACCATGGCTTTCTGCTGGTTGGCGTCGGCGATCCCGTCGAGCGTCGGCTGGGCATAGGCCTTGGCCGCGTCGCGGTATTGCGGGATCTCATACGTCGACTGGCGCGTGCCCGGCGGCACGCGGTTCCAGCCGTAGGTCTCGCCGACCTTCTTCGCATACGCCTTGTCGGTCATCCACGCCATGAACTTCCAGGCGTCGCCGGAGTCCTTGGCGACCTTCGGGATCCCGAGCGCCCACGTGTACAGCCAGCCGCTGGCCTGCGTCTTCTCGACCGGGGCCGGCGCGTAGCCGTTCTTGCCGACGACCTTGCTGCTGGTGGGGTCTTCGGTGGTGCCGGTCATCGACGTGGCGTCGTACCACATCGCGGCCTGGCCCTGGGCGTAGCGCGTGCCGCACTCGGAGAACCCGGCGCTGGAGGCGCCGACCTCACCGTGGTCGCGCACGAGGTTCACGTAGAAGTTGGCCGCCTGCGTGAACTCCGGGCTGGTGAGCTTGGCGTTCCAGTCCTTGTCGAACCACTGCGCGCCGAAGGTGTTGGCGACGGTGGTGAACGGCGCCAGGCTCTCGCCCCAGCCCGGCTTGCCGCGCAGGCAGATGCCCGCGACGCCGGCGTTCTTGTCGTCGAGCTTCGCCGCGTAGTCCGCGATCTGCTGCCACGTCGGGTGCGCCGGCATCGTGATCCCGGCGTTGGCGAACAGATCCTTGCGGTAGACCACAAAGGACGATTCCCCGTAGAACGGCACCGCGTACATCTGGTTCTCATACGACAGCGACTGCCGGATGCTGGGGATGAAGTCGTTTTCGTCGTAGCCCGGGGTGGCCTTCATGTGCGGTTCGAGGTTCTCGAGCCAGCCGTTGGCCGCCCACTGCGGGGCCTCGTAGTTGCTGATCATCACCACGTCGAACTCGCCGCCCTGGGTGGCGGTGGACGCGGTGATCTTCGCGCGCGCCTCGTTCTCCGGCAACGAGACGAACTTGAGGTGCACGCCCGGGTTCGCCTTCTCGAACTCACTCGAGAGCGAGATGGCGTCCTTCATCTGGGGGTTCGAGTCGATCGCGATGACGAGCGTCCGCCCACCGTTGCCGAACGACCCGGCTCCGGCGCATCCCGTGACGAACAACGCTGTTGCGGCAAGGAGGCACAGGAGTTTACGCACGGCCGCCTCCGGGGAGCACCTGGATCTTGAGGCCGGAGCCGCTGCGCATCTTGGCCAGCGCGTCGGGGTACTGCTCCAGCGGAAGGGTGTCGGTGATCAGCGCTTCGGTGTCGATGAAGCCCTTGCTGACGAGGTCGAGGGCGTTGCCGTAGCTGTTGAGCACGGCCATGGAGCCGACGATGGTGATCTCGTCGTTGTAGATGCGGAAGGGCGACAGCGCGACGCGGGCCTCGGCGGGCGCGACGCCGAACACGAGCAGGCGGCCGCCGCGGCGCAGCGCGTCGAAAGCCGACTCGATGGCAGGGGCGGCGCCGGTGCAGTCGACGGCGGCGTCGTAGAGCTCACCGTCCAAAGCGGACACGTCCTCGGCCACGGCGGTGGCGCCGAGGCCGGTGGCGCGCGGCAGGCGGCCGGCGTTGCGGTCGACGACGGTGACTTCGGCACCCGCGCGCTGGAGCAGCTGCTGCATGATCAGGCCCATCGTCCCGGCGCCGACCACGAGGAAGCGTTCGCCCGCCTCGACGCCGATGCGGCGCACACCGTGCACGGCGCAGGAGACGGGTTCGACGAGTGCGCCCTGTTCCCACGTCATCGAGTCGGGCATCTTGTGGCAGGTGTCGGCCGGGACGGCGACGTACTCGGCGAACGCGCCGTTGACGGTGTCGCCGGTGGCGTTCCAGTTGGCGCAGAGGTTGCCGTGGCCGGAGCGGCACGGCGTGCAGTAGCCGCAGTACAGCGACGGGTCGACGGCCACGCGGTCGCCGATCTTCCACTCGCCCGGCACGTCGGCGCCGCGCTCGACGATCTCGCCGGCGAGCTCGTGGCCGGGAACGATGGGGTACGGCGTCGGCGGGAAGTGCCCGTCGGCGATGTGCAGGTCGGTCCCGCAGATCCCGCAGGCGCCGACCTTCACGACGACCTGGCGCTCTCCGGGCTTCGGATCGGGAACGTCGCCGACCCGGATTTCCCCGGGCCGGTCCACGATCGCGGCACGCATGCCTCATCCCCTTCCTAGGCGCTCATCTGAGCAGCATTAACGATTGACGCAGCTAATTGGTGGAAGCATTACAGGTGTTTTCTAGGGGTTTCGTCAACCTTTTGGGTGGGTTTCTGCGCTATAGTGCTCATATGAGCAGGAAGAAGGCCGGGCCACTGCTGACCGAGAGCTTGGAGCTGGCCACCATGGCCCGCCGCTTCTACGTGCAGGGTCGTTCGAAGCTGGAGATCGCCGAGGAGTTCGGCGTCAGCCGGTTCAAGGTCGCGCGCCTGCTCGACACCGCCCGCGAGACGGGCCTGGTCAGGGTGGAGTTCGACCTGCCCGCGCCGCTCGACGTGGAGCTGTCCGACGAGGTCAGGCGCGCCTACGGGCTGCGCCGCGCTCTGGTGCTCGAACGAGCGGCGGCGAAGGAGCCGCGCGAGGTCGTGCGCAAGAAGGTCGGGACCCTCGCCGCTCACCTCCTCGAGGAGATCGCCCGCCCGACAGACGTCATCGGGCTGTCGTGGGCCCGGTCGGTCAACGCGATGACCGAGGCCATCAGAACACTTCCGCGCTGCCCGATCGTGCAGTTGTGCGGCGTGCAGGCCGGCATGGACATGCGCGGGCGCTCCGTCGAAACCGTGAGCCGCGTGACCTCGGTCTCCGGCGGCGACGCTTATCCGATCTTCGGCCCCCTCGTCCTCCCCGACCGCCGGACCACGGAGATCCTGCGCCACCAGCCCGGCATCGCGGAGACTTTCGGGCAGTTCGGCAAGCTGACCAAGGCCGTCGTGAGCATCGGCGCCTGGTTACCCGGCGAGTCCACCGTCTACGACGCCCTGGACGAAGCCGAGCGCGCCGCCATCGCCGCCCGCGGCGCAACGGCCGAAGTCGCAGCGCGCCTGTTCGACGCCTCGGGCAACGCTTTGTCGACCGGCTTGGCACACCACGTGCTGGCGATCAGCACGGAAGAGCTGCTCGCAGTACCGGAG
The sequence above is a segment of the Amycolatopsis sp. 2-15 genome. Coding sequences within it:
- a CDS encoding 4Fe-4S domain-containing protein — its product is MDGQEHRAARGAVLGAFTLRRANALRPRIQEIVDGAIDDLLAAGGPADLVTSPALPVPSLLLCEQLGVPYVDHAFFQENSAKLFDRDAPPEETATTYERLFRYFDELVTAKEAAPGDDLLGRQITESRAAGTYDHAYLVGLAFLLLAAGHESTANMISIGVLPLPEHPELMTAETPTAVEELRLRVRAAPVPVCTGCTAFPSAGKHHNAPTTSKEEGTMKIIADTGKCVGAGQCVLTEPALFDQSEDDGTVIVLNETPEGELVDKAREAVNVCPSQALSLQE
- a CDS encoding class I SAM-dependent methyltransferase, giving the protein MPTLPERQAESAPEPHELRKTAESFGIDAGRYDRARPGYPEALIAEVIKGGKEVLDVGTGTGIVARQLKDNGCQVLGVEPDERMAEFARTTGIDVEVATFEEWDPKNRTFDVLTAGQAWHWVDPQRGAEKAAEVLKPQGIFAVFWHLFLPPDDIAEAFGEAFRKVAPNFPIKVDRTPRSDAYKPIIDKTEEALRNTGLHSPQRHFYTWQHDYTRDEYLDLLPTQGGLTRVPQPQQDEVLTAVGAAIDARGGQFTCDYTTVLFTAAK
- a CDS encoding TetR/AcrR family transcriptional regulator produces the protein MPTGVHLRDVRTQLFDAAERVLLRGGPSALTSRAVTDEAGCAKGVLHKHFTDFDGFLTELVLDRITAVESRSDALASAAGTGSVVDNVCSALHDVFTSVAVSIVALITFRDELRTRLRTARPGIGVPLASDASRMLARYLTAERTLGRLTPDADVDTLAPTLVGAGHLHFADRSADASSLRPMVAAVLSGVLA
- a CDS encoding carbohydrate ABC transporter permease, translating into MTTAVSGRKRRFGAGSLTVATWILAILFVFPLLWMILTAFKQESDAYTDPPKLFFSPTFDQISGVLKGGFLPYLANSAFVTVVSTLLVLLLGIPAAYALSLAPVKKTKNALSFFLSTKMLPIVAAIIPLYVISQNTNLLDTVWALIILYTSMNLPLAIWMMRSFFLEVPGEMIEAAHIDGANLPTLLRKIIMPVVAPGVAATALICVIFSWTEFFYAVNLTAARAGTVPVFLVGFITSEGLYWAQLSAAALLASLPVMIVGWFAQNHLVRGLSMGAVK
- a CDS encoding carbohydrate ABC transporter permease, which gives rise to MSTISVPAGTAPATTRPATTKKKATGTAGKRRLPLLPALIFVVAVTQIPFLLTIYYSFQSWNLVRPGSFHFVGFQNYADVFTDSTFLGALLNTVVLTVVCVFLSLLLGLGLAILLDRKFVGRGFVRTLLITPFLILPAAGALLWKTTMFDPTYGLLHFVFGTDVDWLSQFPLAAVMAQIIWQWTPFMMLLTLAGLQSQPKDVLEAASVDGAGRWRTFVSITLPHLSRFLQLATLLGAIYIVNSFDAIFLMTQGGPGTASTNLPFYIYQRAFEGFDIGQSSAMGVVVVIITMIVATFALRLMFRAFSVDGGTK
- a CDS encoding ABC transporter substrate-binding protein; amino-acid sequence: MRKLLCLLAATALFVTGCAGAGSFGNGGRTLVIAIDSNPQMKDAISLSSEFEKANPGVHLKFVSLPENEARAKITASTATQGGEFDVVMISNYEAPQWAANGWLENLEPHMKATPGYDENDFIPSIRQSLSYENQMYAVPFYGESSFVVYRKDLFANAGITMPAHPTWQQIADYAAKLDDKNAGVAGICLRGKPGWGESLAPFTTVANTFGAQWFDKDWNAKLTSPEFTQAANFYVNLVRDHGEVGASSAGFSECGTRYAQGQAAMWYDATSMTGTTEDPTSSKVVGKNGYAPAPVEKTQASGWLYTWALGIPKVAKDSGDAWKFMAWMTDKAYAKKVGETYGWNRVPPGTRQSTYEIPQYRDAAKAYAQPTLDGIADANQQKAMVSPVPYPGLQFVGIPEFQDLGTRVSQQLSAAIAGQTSVADALAQSQKYAATVGKSYQEVQG